CGCTATGGCTCAGCCGACCAGCTCGCCCATTACGGTAAAACCCAACGCACAGAACGGAAAGCCCGTCAGCCCCAGAGCGACCGCCGAATACCGCGAGGACTTCTTGAACCTCGTGCGCGGTAAGCGGCCGATTCACAATGTTATGGAGGAAGGCACTCCTTCTACCGGCGGCTATATCGTTCCGGTTGAATTTGACAGCACCCTTGTGCAGGCGCTTGCCCGTGAGAATGTAATTCGTTCTCTGGCAAAGGTTATCACCACCGCCGCACCGCACAGAATTAACGTAGCACTCACCGATGTGTCCGCCGACTGGGTAGCGGAAAGCGGTACGTTTACGCCCAGCACTCCTACCTTCAATCAACTCTCCCTTGACGCTTATACGCTCCGTGCGGCGGCGCTGGTTTCAGAGGAACTGCTTCAGGATTCCATGTTTGATCTCGAAGCCTACCTCATCGACAACTTCGCCCGCGCTTTTGCGGCGAAGGAAGAGCAGGCATTCTGCGTCGGTAACGGCAGCGGTCAGCCCACGGGCATCTTCACCGCGAGTGGCGGCGACGTCGGCGTAACCACCGCAACTGCGGCGGATATTAAGGCTGATGAAATCATCGACCTAACCTATTCCCTCAAGGATGGCTATAAGAAAAATGCCGTGTTTGTTTTGAGCAGCGCCACTCTCGCAGGCATCCGCAAACTGAAGGACGGCAACGGCGCATATATGTGGCAGCCGTCTCTGCAGGCAGGTCAGCCTGACCGTCTTCTCGGTTTCCCGGTGTATGTCTCCCAGTATGCTCCAACCATTGCGGCAGGTGCATATACCGTTGCTTTCGGCGACTTCCAGAACTACTGGATTGCCGACCGCAGTGGCAGAACCGTGCGCCGTGCGGACGAACTGCATATCGCCAACCTGCAGACCGGTTTCTACGCTTTCCAGCGTGTGGACGGCAAGACCGTACTGCCCGAGGGCATCAAGCTGCTCAAGCAGCACGCTTAAGGAGGGTTAATTCATGAGCGAATATAACGCAAAAAACTACACCGAACAGGGCGGTGAGAAAACCGTCATTGGCGGGACACTCGAAATTCTGGAGGGAGCCTCTGTAACGGGGCTTCCTGCTGCGGAAAATCAGGCGGACAGCACTGCCACCGATGCCGCCGGTCTGGTTACAGATTTCAATGCCCTGCTTGCCAAGCTGAAAGCGGCGGGTTTGATGGTGGCGGACGAAGAATGACAAGGAGGCGGACGGCATGAAAGCTGATAACCTTCTCCCCAAAGTCAAAACGCACCTCATTCTTTCACACGACGAGGACGACGGCCTGCTGCTGAGATATATTGCCGCCGCCGTCTCCTATGCCGAAAGCTACCAGCATGTTTCCAAGGGCTATTATGAGGAAACGTCCATGCCGTCCACCACAGAGCAGGCCGTGATTATGCTGTCGTCCTTCTTTTATGAAAGTCGGGACGGCAGCACGGCCGGCTTTTTTGGCGATAGTGTACAGGCGGGGCAGCAGGTGTGGGATACGGTCAATATGCTTCTTCGGCTTGACCGGGATTGGAAGGTGTGATTATGTCCTTTGGCAAGATGAACACCCAGATTGACATCATCTCCACCACCCCGGTGAAGGACGCGGACGGCTTTGTTACCAACGGAGACCATGTTGTTGCTTCTATCCGCGCATACAAAGAGGACCGCCACGGAAACGAGCGATGGGCGAATATGGCGGTGTTCAGCGAAGCGACGGCCCTCTTCCGTTTTCGGAAGATTCCTGGTACAGAGATTACTACTTCTCTGTTTATCGTCTGCGGTAATGAGCAATATCGAATTGTCAGCGCGGAGGATGTTCGCGGGCGTGGGATGTATGTCGAAGTGCTCGCAGAAAAGCAGGAAGGGACGGTGAGGTAATGGCAAAAGTCCAAATTAAGATGCCGGAGGAATTTCTTTTGAAGGTTTCCCGGCTAGCTGACCAAACAGACGTAATAATCCCCAAAGTGTTGGAAGCTGGTGGCGAGGTTGTTCTGACCAAAGTGAAGTCGAATCTGTCAAGTGCAGTCGGCAGCGGCACAAAGGAAAAAAGCCGCTCCACCGGCGAACTGGAACGCTCCCTCGGGCTTTCTCCAGCCAAGCAGAACCGGAACGGTAACTGGGATGTTAAAATTGGTTTTGCCGAGCCGCGCTCTGATGGGAACTCCAACGCCAAAATTGCCAACATTCTCGAATACGGCAAATCCGGCCAGCCGCCCAAGCCTTTTTTAAAGCCCGCAAGGACTCAGAGCAAAAGCGCCTGCATTGAAACCATGAAGTCAAAGCTTCAGGAGGAGGTCGACGGAATATGAGCATTTTAACAGAATTGAACACATTGCTTTCGCCTGTTCTCCCTGTGGAAACGGGCGTTTTTTCCGGCGTTCCTCCCGACGAATACCTTGTATTCACACCCATGACGGACGAATTTGCCCTGTTTGGAAATAACACACCGCTCTTCGATATCTCCGAAGTGCGGATTTCGCTGTTTTCCAAAGGCAACTACCTCCAGAGGAAAAGGCAGATAACAGCGCTGCTTCTGGGAGCAGAATTTACGATTACCGACCGCCGGTATATCGGCCATGAGGACGATACCGGCTACCACCACTACGCCATTGATGTGGAAAAATCATACGAAACGGAGGAATAAATTATGGCGACAATCGGTCTTGATAAACTGTATTATTCAAAAATAACCGAGGATTCCAACGGCGAAGAAACCTACTCTACGCCTTTGGTGCTTGCCAAAGCCATCACCGCCGAACTCTCGGTGGAACTGGTGGAGGCAATATTATACGCTGACGACGGTGCCGCCGAAGTGGTGAAAGACTTCAACAGCGGTACGCTCACCCTCGGCGTTGACGACATCGGCCCCACGGCAGCGGCGGATCTGACCGGCGCATCCACAGACGATAACGGCGTACTGATCTCCGCCAGTGAAAATGTGGGAACGCCTGTCGCGGTAGGCTTCCGCGCAAAGAAAGCAAACGGTACCTACCGTTATTTCTGGCTTTACCGCGTAAAATTCGGCCTGCCAGCGACCAATCTGCAGACCAAGGCAGACTCCATCACTTTCTCCACGCCGACTATCGAAGGGACGGTCATGCGCCGCAATAAGCTGGATGCTTTTGGCAAACATCCGTGGAAAGCGGAGGTTACCGAAGGCGACGCCGGAGTTGCTTCCGCTACAATCACCGGTTGGTTCACCGAGGTTTATGAACCGGTCTATACACCGGAGCCGTAAGGAGGATTCTGAATGGATAACGTCATTTTTACAAATACCGCTGAAAGAAGCGCCGCTATCAATATTGGCGGCAAGGAATATGAACTGGTACTGACCACCCGCGCAACCAAGGCGATTGCAGGACGGTACGGCGGGTTGGAGAACCTTGGCGAGAAGCTTATGAAATCAGAAAATTTTGAAATGGCGCTGGATGAGATCGTGTGGCTTTTAACCCTGCTCGCTAACCAGTCTGTTTTAATTCATAACCTCAAAAACAAGGATGCCCCGCAGGAGCTCCTGACAGAGGAAGAGGTAGAGCTTCTCACCTCACCGCTTGATTTGGCGGCCTACAAAAATGCGATTACAGAGGCAATGTTCAAAGGCACCAAGCGCAACGTGGAAAGTGAGGACGAAACCTCCTTAAAAAACGCGCAAGTCGAGTAGACGGACTGTGTCAGCAAACTGACGCGGAAACCTTTACTCGACTTCTTTATTACGGAACGGTGCAGATGGGTATGGGCTCGGAGGAATTCTGGCTCATGCCCATCGGCTTGTTTCTGGACCTGTGGGCCTGCCACAAACAGTTTCTCGGCATGGAAAAGCCGAAGAAAACACGGACGATCGACGATATCATTCCGCCCGGAATCTAAGGAGGTGAGCAGAAATGGCGGACAATTTCGGCTTAAAAATCGGCGTTGAGGGCGAGCGCGAGTTTAAAAAGGCGCTTTCGGATATCAACCAGAGCTTCAAGGTACTCGGTTCTGAAATGCAGCTGGTCACCAGCCAGTTTGATAAAAACGACAAATCCGTACAGGCGCTCACCTCACGCAATGAAGTCCTAAATAAGGAAATCGACGCGCAGAAAAGCAAGATTGAAACCTTGCGTGCCGCCCTGCAGAACGCCTCTGAATCCTTCGGTGAAAATGACCGCCGCACCCAAAACTGGCAGATTCAGCTGAACAAGGCACAGGCGGAGCTTAACGGCATGGAGCGCGAGCTTGCACAGTCGACGGAAGCTACCGACAATCTTGGCGACGAACTGAAGGACACCGCTGACGAAGCGGAGAAATCCGGTCCGAGGTTTGAAAAGCTGGGAGGTGTCCTCAAAGGCATCGGCGTAACGATAGGTGCGGTGGCTGTTGCGGCAGGCGCGGCGGCAATCAAGCTGGGCAAAGAAGTCGTGCAGCAGTTCGGCGAGCTGGAACAGAATCTCGGAGGCTCGGAAGCGGTCTTCGGCGCATATGCCGCATCAATTCAAAAAACAGGCGAGGAAGCGTATAAAAATCTCGGTGTATCCCAGTCGGAATATCTAGCTACGGCCAACAAAATGGGTGCTCTGTTTCAGGGTTCCGGCATCGCACAGCAAAAAAGTCTGGAGCTGACTGAAAAGGCCATGCAACGTGCTGCAGATATGGCATCAGTCATGGGCATCGATATGTCCACCGCCATGGAAGCCGTCACCGGTGCGGCGAAGGGCAACTTTACCATGATGGACAATTTGGGCGTTGCAATGAACGCGACCAGCATTCAGGCGTACGCCGCCTCGAAGGGTCTGGATTTCGTATGGAATAGCGCGAGCAATGCCGAAAAAGCCGAAGTCGCCATGCAGATGTTCTTCGAGAACACGGAGCAGTACGCCGGCAACTTTGCAAGGGAATCCACGCAAACCATCAGCGGCTCTATCGGATTGCTGCAGGCAGCCCTATCTTCGTTTACGGCGGGACTTGGCAACGCAGATGCTGATATGACGAATCTGACGCAGAACCTTGTGGACGCGTTCCAAGCTGTAGTAAAGAATGTCGTGCCGGTACTTGAAAACATCGTTGCGGCACTCCCGCAAGCAACGGGAGCAATTTTGCAGGCGGTCGGTGACCTTCTTCCTTTGCTGCTTGAAACGGTGACGAACATCTTCACGCAGGTACTGAACACGATTTTATCGCTCCTGCCCGAACTCATCCCCGCAGCCGTAGACGCTGTGATGACAATAGTCGGAGCGCTGATTGACAGTCTTCCACTTCTCGTCGACGCGGCGGTTCAATTGGTAACGGCTCTTGTCGGCGGCATCGGCTCAGCTTTGCCAAAACTTATCCCAGCGGCAGTAAGCGCGGTCTCAACTATCGTTCAAGGCTTGGCGGATAACCTTCCCATGATTCTGGATGCGGCACTGCAGCTCATTCTTGGGCTTGCCCAGGGTCTGCTAGATGCGATTCCGCAGTTAATCGCCGCCCTGCCTTCGATTATTACTGCCATCGTTTCCTTTATCATCGCGGCGATACCACAGATTATCGACGCGGGCATTCAGCTGCTGACCTCTCTGGTTGAGGCGCTGCCTGTAATTATCGAGGCAATTGTGGAAGCCATACCGCAAATCATCGACGGGATTATTACGGCAGTCATTCAATCTATCCCACTCATTATCGATGCGGGGGTGCGACTCCTCATATCGCTGATTAAAAACCTACCCCTTATCATTACAACGGTGGTCAAGGCTATCCCGCAGATTGTCGGCAGTTTGGTGAACGCCATCGTCGGGAACATCGATAAGATTATCCTTGCGGGCGTTCAGCTGCTTGTTGCTTTGATTGCGAACCTGCCGAAAATCATCGTCGAGGTGGTCAAGGCGGTTCCGCAGATTATCACGGGATTGGTTAAAGCGTTCGCCAGCTATATTGGGCAGATGGCTCAGGTTGGCGGCAACCTCATCAAAGGGTTGTGGCAGGGCATCTCGGACGCGGGCGCATGGCTGTGGAACAAAATCAGCAGCTTTTTCGGTGGGATTGTAAACCGTATCAAGGACTTCTTCGGCATCCACTCTCCCTCCACTCTTTTTGCCGGGCTTGGTAAGAACATGGGTGAAGGCATCGGTGTGGGCTTCGAGGACGCCATGTCCGCCGTTTCACGGGATATGCAGAACGCCATCCCCACACGCTTCGATTTCAGTACCGGCGACATGTCCGGGCAAAGCGGATCTGTTCCCGGCACGAACATTACGCAGAACATCTCCGTAGTGACGCCGAAAGCACTGTCCGAAAAGGAACTGGCAAGAGAATTCAAGAACCTATCGCGCAAGCTGGCACTGGAGTATTAAAGGAGGGACGGTTATGGAACTAACCTATATCAATGCAAATGGCAAAAGCATCACGCTCAAACAAGGCCGCCCGTATTTTCTTAAAAAAATAGACGGTGCTGGCGACATTCGTCAGACCGTTAACACGTTCAAGGCACCGGATCAGGACGGCGCTTTTTACATCTCCTCAACACTGGATATGCGCAATATCACGCTGGAAGGCACAGTCATCGCGGACACACCTGATGAAGCCTACGCACGAAGGCACACCTTTCTTCAAATATTCAGCCCCAAGGTGAACGGGACGCTCCTGTACCGGGAGCGGCAAATTGCCTGTGTCGTTGAGGAAGCGGGCTTTACAGTTT
The window above is part of the Novisyntrophococcus fermenticellae genome. Proteins encoded here:
- a CDS encoding head-tail adaptor protein, with the translated sequence MSFGKMNTQIDIISTTPVKDADGFVTNGDHVVASIRAYKEDRHGNERWANMAVFSEATALFRFRKIPGTEITTSLFIVCGNEQYRIVSAEDVRGRGMYVEVLAEKQEGTVR
- a CDS encoding HK97-gp10 family putative phage morphogenesis protein, which gives rise to MAKVQIKMPEEFLLKVSRLADQTDVIIPKVLEAGGEVVLTKVKSNLSSAVGSGTKEKSRSTGELERSLGLSPAKQNRNGNWDVKIGFAEPRSDGNSNAKIANILEYGKSGQPPKPFLKPARTQSKSACIETMKSKLQEEVDGI
- a CDS encoding phage major capsid protein, with product MKKVLEMREKRAKAWDAAKAFLDTRAKDGVLSPEDNATYDKMLADVDAMAHQIAIEEDRVARDAAMAQPTSSPITVKPNAQNGKPVSPRATAEYREDFLNLVRGKRPIHNVMEEGTPSTGGYIVPVEFDSTLVQALARENVIRSLAKVITTAAPHRINVALTDVSADWVAESGTFTPSTPTFNQLSLDAYTLRAAALVSEELLQDSMFDLEAYLIDNFARAFAAKEEQAFCVGNGSGQPTGIFTASGGDVGVTTATAADIKADEIIDLTYSLKDGYKKNAVFVLSSATLAGIRKLKDGNGAYMWQPSLQAGQPDRLLGFPVYVSQYAPTIAAGAYTVAFGDFQNYWIADRSGRTVRRADELHIANLQTGFYAFQRVDGKTVLPEGIKLLKQHA
- a CDS encoding phage tail protein — protein: MADNFGLKIGVEGEREFKKALSDINQSFKVLGSEMQLVTSQFDKNDKSVQALTSRNEVLNKEIDAQKSKIETLRAALQNASESFGENDRRTQNWQIQLNKAQAELNGMERELAQSTEATDNLGDELKDTADEAEKSGPRFEKLGGVLKGIGVTIGAVAVAAGAAAIKLGKEVVQQFGELEQNLGGSEAVFGAYAASIQKTGEEAYKNLGVSQSEYLATANKMGALFQGSGIAQQKSLELTEKAMQRAADMASVMGIDMSTAMEAVTGAAKGNFTMMDNLGVAMNATSIQAYAASKGLDFVWNSASNAEKAEVAMQMFFENTEQYAGNFARESTQTISGSIGLLQAALSSFTAGLGNADADMTNLTQNLVDAFQAVVKNVVPVLENIVAALPQATGAILQAVGDLLPLLLETVTNIFTQVLNTILSLLPELIPAAVDAVMTIVGALIDSLPLLVDAAVQLVTALVGGIGSALPKLIPAAVSAVSTIVQGLADNLPMILDAALQLILGLAQGLLDAIPQLIAALPSIITAIVSFIIAAIPQIIDAGIQLLTSLVEALPVIIEAIVEAIPQIIDGIITAVIQSIPLIIDAGVRLLISLIKNLPLIITTVVKAIPQIVGSLVNAIVGNIDKIILAGVQLLVALIANLPKIIVEVVKAVPQIITGLVKAFASYIGQMAQVGGNLIKGLWQGISDAGAWLWNKISSFFGGIVNRIKDFFGIHSPSTLFAGLGKNMGEGIGVGFEDAMSAVSRDMQNAIPTRFDFSTGDMSGQSGSVPGTNITQNISVVTPKALSEKELAREFKNLSRKLALEY
- a CDS encoding major tail protein — encoded protein: MATIGLDKLYYSKITEDSNGEETYSTPLVLAKAITAELSVELVEAILYADDGAAEVVKDFNSGTLTLGVDDIGPTAAADLTGASTDDNGVLISASENVGTPVAVGFRAKKANGTYRYFWLYRVKFGLPATNLQTKADSITFSTPTIEGTVMRRNKLDAFGKHPWKAEVTEGDAGVASATITGWFTEVYEPVYTPEP
- a CDS encoding head-tail connector protein; this encodes MKADNLLPKVKTHLILSHDEDDGLLLRYIAAAVSYAESYQHVSKGYYEETSMPSTTEQAVIMLSSFFYESRDGSTAGFFGDSVQAGQQVWDTVNMLLRLDRDWKV
- a CDS encoding head fiber protein, yielding MSEYNAKNYTEQGGEKTVIGGTLEILEGASVTGLPAAENQADSTATDAAGLVTDFNALLAKLKAAGLMVADEE